TTAAAATCCCTAATAAAAACAAGACAATCCCAATAAAACACATCGATAGAAAAAGACAATCATAAAGCACATacgtacaaaaataaataaataataatcatGCTAAGGTCACATTGCATCAAGAACTTGTAACTACATCATTTTCGTATGATTAGTTTTGCTAATCCCTGTACTAATCATGAACAATAACTTAAAACAATCAGATACGCATGAGCTGTTATTGGTAGCTTTGCTTTAAAGAGTAGCAAAACACATAACATACTGAAAAACCAATTTCAAGAACTACTATGCATCAACAGTGTTTAAAAAGTCATATCTATATACTTCTTTTTTATAATTCATACATGACCGACCCTCACTAGCACAACTTAAAATTACTTCAAATTGATAAAGGCATgctaaattttaaatgaaagtgagtaaattactattttatcattttaatgttgcttattttaaagaaaaacctcACAATCAATTATGTGTGCATGAATGATTCTCGCTAACACAACTTGAATGAGAGAACCTTAAAACGTATCCTATCCTACTATCAAAATTTGATGAGTGGAAAATGTAGCATTATAATttgtaagaaaaagaaaattagaaaacaagtgatgaaaaaattgaattatacaggggataaattaattaataaaaaagagagCATATTATCAACCACTAGCATTATCGCACATAGACAGTCTTAACTCGCCGAGAGAGATGTTTGAACGGAGAAGCAGGACTTTTAAATAGAGAGAAAGGTCAAACATGACGGGTAGAGTCCGTCAATGGTTGATAAACCCCTTTATaactctctcctttctctctccacaccctctctctctctctctctctctaaaataatTGCTCTCTCTCTTGGTGGTTCGTAGAAGGGTTTCGTGGAGGAGCTACTGTGGTTGCGTATTTGTGGTGGGTTTTGGTCCAGGAGATTCTACTCTGACATTACTTTCCTGGGTTTTTTCTAAATCTGGTGGACAGAAAAATGGCAGTAAGTTCACAAGTTTCTATGGGTTTTTTTgtgctttatttttttgaatataTGAATATTCTGTTTGCTTGTGGAAATAAAGAAGAGAATTTATGGAAATTCAGAAAAATATGAGCTTTATGTGATTTTGTCTTCTAATTTTGGAAATTGGAATGGAAAATATTGAATTGGGATTGTAAGTTTACTAATTTATTTTCTGATGAGCAATCATGTTTGATGTGAAATCTTGTTGACATGTAAAGTTGCAAACTTTGATGTAGTATTGATCTGGGATCTGTTATTGGGGAATTTACTTTAGGTTGCTCAATCAGAGTGCCTTTTATCATTCCTTTTAATCTATATTTCAGCTTGTGTATATGATATATGTTCAATAATTACatcgaaaaagaagaagaattcttgcattttttttttttttttttttgcccatgTGGTTGAATTCGCATTGAAAAAATTGTGCTTGGGCGAACTGGAGCCCTAGCTTTTGTTAATTTGCGTAATAGTTGTACTGAGTTTGGGTTGCCGAGTTCTTGTTTTGAGGGTCGCAAAGGAGAAGATTGGAATGGGGTTGAGCGGTCTAGTGTAGTCCAGTTGATGTTGCATTATGCTTAAACACTGATGCATATGGCTCCAGTGTTTTGATTCTTGGAAGTTGATACTTTTGCTGAAATTTTGGATGGATAATCTTTTGATGAGGCTGATGTTTTATGGtatcttatttgaaatttttagtgcTAGTAGGTAATTGAAAACCTGTATGTGTTAGATGTTTGATAATATGTTCTTAGACAAATTTCTCTCCCCCTTCCTTCTTGTTTGCATAATCACACTTGAAATTCTCTGAGTCTACATTGTTTATTATGTGGTGGAGAAATCTTTGTTCATTTGTTTCGATGAATTTTAAGGTATCTCCAACAGATACTGTTGGGGCACAAAGTGAGAATGTTGGATAATTTCCATTTCTAGAGAAATGAAATCAATGGGTTgacatttttttatgtattataagtttataactTGGTATTTTTTTGTACTAGTAGGTGAGTCCGGAAAGCTGTTTCTCTTTAGCTCTCTCTTTCTGAACGAGTTGATTGGAGGAAGCTGAAATTTATCTCTCTTTATCAACTTTCTTGTATGAATTGAAATTCTTTGGCTTCTCAGTGAAAATGAATATACAGTGTTTTACTTAGTGTGAAGAGAGATATCATTGTTCACTAGTGTTCGGTGCATTTTACAGCTTCTCCAAATCGATAGTGTTGAGTGACAAGGTTGGATGAGTTATCCTTCATTTGTTGCAATTAAGGAGAACTGGAATTAATGGCTTGATATTGGTTGTGCCAAGATAGTCTTATAATACCACGGATTTTAAAGGAATTTGGGTTTGATGTCAGTATATGCTGTTAAAAACTTAAACTAGGATGTTGCATTGGATTGATTGGCTTTTGATTAGAAACTAGAAAGGCACAGGTATGCAGTCTAAACCAAACAATCGTGTGGGCAATTGGATAATCGTAGAGGTGGTATATTGGGATGTGTCATCTGGTATACCATATGGCGTGTgttcatttgaatattttccaTGGGCATTTAATCGTCCAGTCATTTCCCTCTCTCACTTTAGGGCGCTCATGGTAGAAACAGAAACACGTTCAGGGAAGAACATGCCTTTGAGAAAATGCATAACTGTCTCACCTGACAAAGGTGAGGTCACCATCTGTTACCTCATTGTTTGAATGCAAGCAGAGCTTGTTGAAGAACTATCTCTTTCGCGTTGCTCTGAGAAGGTTTAGGGAGTTGCATTAGATTTTGAATGTCCTTTTCTTCCCTGATCTGTTCTAACTGTGTGTATTTGAAAGTTTGTTGCAATGTGGTTAAGTGAGATCAAGTTGTGATCACGTTGAACTGCCTGTCATACTTGTCCAATtcatatttgaaaatttggtcCTTGTTTCTGTTCAGTGGTTTCATCTGCCTACTTTAACTTACCCATTCAATGACCCTGTTTATAGACGAGGTCTTATATACTTCATATAATGCTACTTGATGTACTGAAATGTATTGATTGATGAAAATAGTAGGCCTGATGGTATTTTCTTAATGTGGCAGCAACGTTCACATGTACCAAAGTTTGGCAATTGGGAAGGCGAAGAAAGTGTTCCTTACACAGCCTATTTTGATAAGGCCCGTAAGGATCGAACTGGTGTCGGTGGAAAGATGATTAATCCAAATGACCCCCAAGAGAACCCGGACATCCTTTCTGACATATCTGCATCTTCTCCTCCAAAAGTTAGACCAGAACCTGAAAAACCAGTTCATGAACGGAGAAGAAGCAGGGAGGATAATGACCTAAGATTTGCCAACTCCCCAGCCCAGCGCAGAAATTCTGGTGAATCAGCACATCAACCTTACAGAGGCCGTGGAGTTAGTTCTGGGGATACCCATCAAAGGCCTGCACGACCAAGTGCTGGGTCTGAGAACAGTGTTGAGCGTTCACCTCTCCATCGCAATGCGAGGGTCACAGGACGAAATTCACCCTCCTGGGAAGGAAAGGCTTCATATGAAACTAGCCATGGCACTCCTGGAAGGTCCCGCCTCAAACCTCGCGATGAAAGTGTAAATTTTCTTCCTCATATCCATTATTATATTGTTATACCATCATAAACTTGTCAAACTGTTGTCTATTTTTCCATCTTTATTGTAATTACAGTAAAAAGATATGGTCTCAAAAACTTAATTTACTGATGATCAAGCATCATTCGAAAAAGTTTTGCTAGGTAAAAACCATTGTTTTCGAAATTATTGGTCCTGTAGTTAACTTATAAAGAAGGTAGTTTTATAGTGATACAATATCTTTGTCAAGTCTTGCTCTTGAGTATGTTTTCTGTTTTATGTGGCAGCCTGAGAAAGGTGCTGCTGTTCCGAAATTTGGCGAGTGGGATGAAAATGACCCGGCATCAGCTGATGGTTTCACTCACATATTCAACAAAGTGCGGGAGGAGCGGGCGGGAAAAGTACCAGGGACTCCTTCTCAGCCGTCTTACCAAGATGCAAGAAAGCAGGGTTCCAATGACAGTGCCAAGGTTTGTCATTAATCACCATATCACTCACATTTTCATACGAACACCGTTTTTCATGTCtcatttcgttttcttttttggaCTCAAATTTTGCAGAGTTGCTGCTTTCCATGGAGCAGAAAATGAGATTGAATCGTATCTCGGAATTTGTGGGTAAATTaaaaggtgtttggacctgtaaaTATCTTAAGGGCTCTGAGTCCACGAGGGAGAAGTACCTTCTATAAAATGCATCCATTTTTATCTGTCTAAGGTTGTGtgttatttttgtattaataaaGCTTTCGTTCCATTCTGATTGgaaatctttcttcttcttcttcttttttgtcttctttGTTTATGTGTTTTATTGTGCCATTGAGTTACCAATTTAACAACCATTATTGGCTGGAAAAAACCAGATTCTTTGATCCTATTTCAATATATAATGTCCGGCAATATTTGTCTTGTTCTTTTGGGATGCATTCTCTTGTGGGAATATATGTTGCCTTCGTTTTGACACCAGAGGTAGAGATAAACACTAAACGATGCTCGCACCCTCGCGGTCTATTTTCTCACCTCTCCTTCTCATTCTGTAATGTTGCGGAATGATTTTGACTTTCAACTTTGTAGGTCATCATTTTAAAAACCCCTCTACAAAAATTCAACCGAATcataatttgatttcttttaagCTTAAGGTATCTTACACTCCGTAGAGCGTAACTAATGTCTAGTGGGACTCGGAAAGATTAAAGGCATTCTATCCTACTTCTGACCGCAATAAAATGACATGTCCTCCCAAAAATTTGAATGGAGAATTATGCACGATTGTTCCCTACTAATATCATTACATTATTGCAATTTAGGacggtgtattcaattggaaatttgagagattttaatggatttataaattcatggatttttatggagtttaactgatttgtagagattctatataaaattttgattcaatttcctcgaaatctcatgagaagatgtgagatttgttacaaaatctctccaattccctctaattcctcaacttttccaaattctttaaattctaattctaattgaatacacctgaaatattataaacttctttaaaattctaattgaatacattcagatttttaagaattttaataaactatcttaaaatcatgattgaattcccattgaatttcagataatcaattaaaatcctgattgaataccctGAAtgcattaaaataattaaaatccttcaaaattccaattgaatacagTCCCTTAGtgtctaaacaaaaaaaaagacaagGCAGAAAAATGAGGGTTAATAGTAAATAATCAATCCTCACTCACCGTACAAATAATGGTAGTCCACCCTGCGGGTGCTCACTTACAATTCTCGCCCCACAGACCAAAGTTCCAAACCAAAAAACCCAATCGAGCGCCAAAATTTCGCCGCGcgtttcaaaacttcaaatttcGCTGAAAAAAGTACGTTAAAACACTCAAACGAAAATATTAGATTAGATGTTTGAAAATTGAAACCTAAAATCTCAAATCCcccctctctgtctctctctttctaaatTTCGGATTGCCAGTCCGCCATAGCTGAATCGAATACAGGGAACCGATTGCTGTGTTCGAATCCTTGCAAATCTCAGGTACTTCACTTTGACTCAGAACTTCCAGTTCTTTTCACGCAGAAAAAACCCCTTCATTTTTCACTTCAATTTCTACATTTACACATTCCCGCACCAAAATCTGCGAACCCAATTGAGCTGTAGTATCAAAATAGCTGAAATTAGGGTTTCGCTGAACTGGGATTTATAGGAAAGCTTCGATTTTTGCTTTAGAAACATTGAAATCTCTATGCCCAATTGAGTTCAAACCCTATAAAGTCATGGTGAGAGAGACGACTGTGGAGTCCTTCTACCGGAGGCTCCGTGAGTCCGCAACGGCGTCGTCTCAATCTCCTCTTCTGATATTCCCATCGACTTCAGATGCGGACTCACTCTGTGCCCTCAAAATCATCTTCCACGTCCTGGAGTCCGATTCGATCCGATACGCGTGCTATCCGGTCTCGTCGTTTCAGGAGATTCACAAGTATGCAGGCCCGGATCTGTGTTCTTCGTCCGAAAACCCGGTTTCCATACTTTTGATCAATTGGGGCTGCCACCGGGACCTGAAGAAGCTACTCAATTTGTCTCCCAAGGCTCGTGTTTTCGTGGTTGACAGCCATCGTCCGATTCATTTGCATAATCTGAGCGACCAGAATGATCGTGTGGTTGTGCTTTATACTTTGGATGATGAGAGGCAGGCTGATTTGGCGTATGACATTGAGGATGTGTCGGCTTTGGCAAATGCGAGTGATTTGAATAGTGATGATGAATTTGACCTCGAATCGGATAGCGACAGTGACGGAGATGACAGCCagagtgaggaggaagaaggaaatGGAGACGGGTCGAGAAAGCGAAGAAGGGTGGATCGGGAGAACGACCCAGTTAAGCTCTTTCGGGACCTGAAGAGGAAATATTATCATTTGGGTACTTTTCATGGTAAGCCTTCAGGGTGTTTGATGTATGATTTGTCACATTCTTTGAGGAAGAACACAAATGAGTTGCTTTGGTTGGCTTGCGTTTCGTTAACGGATCAGTTTTTGCACGAGAGGTTAACAGATGAGAGGTACCAAGCTGCGGTGATGGAGCTTGAGCAGTACATTAACAGTTCCGGGAATTTGGAGGCAGTGACTAATGTGACTCTCAAAGATGGCACGAAGATTCGCGTGCCCCAGGCGTCTAGAATTACATACGAAGATGAGCCTAGGCTAATGTTGTTGCAGGAGTGGAATTTATTTGATTCTATGCTTTGTTCTTCGTACATTGCTACTAAATTGAAGACGTGGAGTGACAATGGGATGAAGAAGCTCAAGCTTCTTCTTGCAAGGATGGGATTTTCGCTTGTGGATTGCCAGCAGAAATATAGGTACATGGATACAGAAGTGAAACAGCTGATGAAAGAGGAGTTTGAACGGTTTTTACCCGAATATGGACTCACTGATTTCTACTACAGAAGCTTTCTGCGGCTCCATGGTTACAGATCAAGGGTATCTGCAGCAGATGTGGTGTATGGAGTTACAGCGCTGCTTGAATCATATGTGACATCAGATGGTTCTTGTGCTTCCAAGGAGTTTGGAATGGCTTATGATGCATTGTCAATGAACAATCTCGATAAGTTGAAAGGAGGAATGCAACAAGCAATAAAGATCCAGCGAGCAATTCTAAGGCAAGGAAGCATGGCAATAACCAAGAGAGGCTGCATAAGAAGTGGAAGTAAATTTCGGTGGGTGAAACTTGAAGACTCGTTGGATGCAAAATTGCTGGGGTACCCTCAGGCATTGACGAAATTCTGTTATTTTCTGATGGACGGTCTGAGAGAGAAGGGAGCTCGAATGAAGCCTCTGGTTTGTGCATGCTTGGCACAAGAGCCTAAAAAGGTGTTGATAGTTGGGGTTTGTGGGAAGCCTAGACTTGGAGCGGTTCAAGGAAACGCATTTGGAATCGCGTTCAGAAACGCAGCTCAGGAGATTGGCGCAGAGTTCTTCCATGAGTTGTTTGAGTCCTCGTGGATTGTTCTGGAGGCGGCTAAGATGAATAGCTTCATGGTGAGGCTGACAGAAGCTGTGATGTAGAACTTTGCAAGGAAAACGCCTAACTCAACACACTTTTAGCTACTTTTTCAGTCTTTGAGCAAAAATTTGGGTCATGTTTTAGATGACTGATATTTCGTATGCTTTTAGTTCATCTGTACCAAGAGGTATGTAATTGTCTTTTTCTCGTTTTTTCTTCGTTTTTCTTGAATAAATCTTCTTATTTACTGCTGTTGTAACATGTTCTTTCTTTCATATATAAACTGAGATTTTTTTCTGGTTAGTAATCAATTTCTCTGGCGCCTATTCTCAACCTGTAACCTATATGAGCTCAAAGTTTCCTTTGTAACCCTAAAACTGATTTTTACACCCTTTTTGTCTTTCCACACGATCTTCTTTATTTATAATCattgaataaaatataaaagtaaTTAATGGGACATGATCAATTAGAAGCCTGTAAGAgactaaaaaaatgtgtgaaaatcatttttcGTTTTAAAATGACACTGATTGCAATGCTGTTGAATTTAGGATTTGAGGTGGATTTGTGTTGCTTTGAAGTATTTGGTAGACTTGCTTGACCTTTTTAAGAGCTAGAAAATATTTTGTAGGCGAAGGTAGTTTTATAGAAATTCCACTTATTATGTTCAGTTGCATCAATTTGGTCCATCCAATTTGAAACTGTTACCATCCGTCAACGGCCGTCAATTACTTGGACAAATTTGTTGATGAAGGcaagttggttgacaagtgcatCATATGCTTATCCGTCACATACAAGTTCAAAATCTGTTCTCATggattaaaacaaattaaaatagagAAATGTTAAAGGGGTTCTTTTAAAATTGTGACTCTTCTTGAACTATgtcatctcatgtttttggcacaatattttatGATGTTGACAcaaaaattgaagttaaaatgTAACGTGACAGAAAGTTTGAGAATGTCCTCTtagcatttttcattaaaatatctCATTTTCAAGCTAATGCAAGTTGGGAATTTGATTCCTATACTTTCATGAagtaaataaaaaggaaatagAAGAGCCCAGAGATTCTTGAACGAAGAAAATGATCTAATGACTTTAAAAGAATTGAACGGGAAGTTATATGAGGTGAAAATCTCATGTTTTCTATAGAGTGGCATTGTGGCAGTAAGGGTAACTTATCTGTCAACTTTTTCACTATCACCCTCAAAAAACAAACTTTACCTTATGCAAAGTAGCTAAAGTACGTTTAATCTTTGGATCTGAAATCACTGCTTATGTACTTGGAATCAGCCATAATTTTCAAGAACATTGTCTAATCTTAGTATGAGCGGGAaggattaaaaataattattatattaaatatatattgtacCGAATCCTGCAAGTTAGGTCAATTAATTAGTATATTTTGCACACAAAATTTGAATGACAACCCCGTAAACTAAAAGTCACGTGCAAGGCACAAGGAGGGCAAAGTGGTCATTTTAGTATGGGGGAGATAAGTTCATCACCTCGGACGTAGACAACGCGACGTGGACAGGTTGCGTGCGTCACCGACCAGCTCGTCGCTGAGACCGAAAGTCCGTGTCCACTAAAAACGTCGCACAGGGAAGGAAGGAAGGCGGAGCGAAATTATATTTCTCTCCATATAAAttctaatataatttaattaaataataaatatctcGTATTATAAAgcggaaaataataataaaatataataaactttctttctttttcttttttttttttttttcaaaat
This genomic stretch from Pyrus communis chromosome 2, drPyrComm1.1, whole genome shotgun sequence harbors:
- the LOC137725937 gene encoding RPM1-interacting protein 4-like; the encoded protein is MAQRSHVPKFGNWEGEESVPYTAYFDKARKDRTGVGGKMINPNDPQENPDILSDISASSPPKVRPEPEKPVHERRRSREDNDLRFANSPAQRRNSGESAHQPYRGRGVSSGDTHQRPARPSAGSENSVERSPLHRNARVTGRNSPSWEGKASYETSHGTPGRSRLKPRDESPEKGAAVPKFGEWDENDPASADGFTHIFNKVREERAGKVPGTPSQPSYQDARKQGSNDSAKSCCFPWSRK
- the LOC137727040 gene encoding uncharacterized protein, which gives rise to MVRETTVESFYRRLRESATASSQSPLLIFPSTSDADSLCALKIIFHVLESDSIRYACYPVSSFQEIHKYAGPDLCSSSENPVSILLINWGCHRDLKKLLNLSPKARVFVVDSHRPIHLHNLSDQNDRVVVLYTLDDERQADLAYDIEDVSALANASDLNSDDEFDLESDSDSDGDDSQSEEEEGNGDGSRKRRRVDRENDPVKLFRDLKRKYYHLGTFHGKPSGCLMYDLSHSLRKNTNELLWLACVSLTDQFLHERLTDERYQAAVMELEQYINSSGNLEAVTNVTLKDGTKIRVPQASRITYEDEPRLMLLQEWNLFDSMLCSSYIATKLKTWSDNGMKKLKLLLARMGFSLVDCQQKYRYMDTEVKQLMKEEFERFLPEYGLTDFYYRSFLRLHGYRSRVSAADVVYGVTALLESYVTSDGSCASKEFGMAYDALSMNNLDKLKGGMQQAIKIQRAILRQGSMAITKRGCIRSGSKFRWVKLEDSLDAKLLGYPQALTKFCYFLMDGLREKGARMKPLVCACLAQEPKKVLIVGVCGKPRLGAVQGNAFGIAFRNAAQEIGAEFFHELFESSWIVLEAAKMNSFMVRLTEAVM